In Heptranchias perlo isolate sHepPer1 chromosome 7, sHepPer1.hap1, whole genome shotgun sequence, a genomic segment contains:
- the LOC137323387 gene encoding octapeptide-repeat protein T2-like: ESERETQRESERETQRESERETQRERETQRERETQRERERNPEREKKPERERSEKPRERASEKPRERASEKTQRESERETQRESERENPERERERNPERERERNPERESERETQRESERETQREREKHREREKPRERERETQKERERETERERERNRERETERERRHKRERERETERGERNRERGDRETERERESRERERERNREREREETQRERERERERERERNRERERETQTVRERETQTEREREKHRREREKHRE; the protein is encoded by the exons gagagcgagagagaaacccagagagagagcgagagagaaacccagagagagagcgagagagaaacccagagagagagagaaacacagagagagagagaaacccagagagaacgagagagaaacccagagagagaga agaaaccagagagagagcggagcgagaaacccagagagagagcgagcgagaaacccagagagagagcgagcgagaaaacccagagagagagcgagcgagaaacccagagagagagcgagagagaaaacccagagagagagcgagagagaaacccagagagagagcgagagagaaacccagagagagagagcgagagagaaacccagagagagagcgagagagaaacccagagagagagagagaaacacagagagagagagaaacccagagagagaga gagagaaacacagaaagagagagagagagaaacagagagagagagagagagaaacagagagagagaaacagagagagagagaagacaca agagagagagagagagagaaacagagagaggagagagaaacagagagagaggagacagagaaacagagagagagagagaaagcagagagagagagagagagagaaacagagagagagagagagaagagacacagagagagagagaaagagaaagagagagagagagagagagaaacagagagagagaaagagaaacacagacagtgcgagagagagaaacacagacagagagagagagagagaaacacaggagagagagagagaaacacagagag